A genomic stretch from Hydrogenimonas urashimensis includes:
- a CDS encoding FtsK/SpoIIIE family DNA translocase — MVGTLGTLVGTHNLELFGYLGYVDFIFLLYPLYRLYKLRSIDDFEIESFAAWTLFLFSLLILQALVAASAMRGWVGASIVDFLHPFIGDAGVWLFWLMTLTLSGVILWGEKIHWKLSDIREMLASKPKEPDVGLAETPRKKAERKPKAAAKKEVSETMVSAEVTEQERPPFEEASDEETPQEKEDEQPPRSNPDHASVEIVHEIEENKRLLEQIELGEKEQTKPKNFKLPKIDFLQKPPKRGKEVNEAEIDTKISDLLEKLAKFKIEGDVVRTYAGPVVTTFEFKPAAHIKVSKILNLQDDLAMALRAQTIRIQAPVPGKDVVGIEIPNKEVETIYLREILEDNIFKKSKSPLTIALGKDIVGKPFVTDLKKLPHLLIAGTTGSGKSVGINAMILSLLYRNSPDQLKLMMIDPKMLEFSIYNDIPHLLTPVITQPKKAITALSNMVTEMERRYQLMSQTRTKNIETYNEKAKREKREALPYIVVIIDELADLMMTGGKDVEFSIARLAQMARASGIHLIVATQRPSVDVVTGLIKANLPSRISYKVGQKIDSKVILDSLGAESLLGRGDMLFTPPGGGGLIRLHAPWSSEQEIETIVEYLKAQRLAEYDEHFLMESDAEGGALPGGGTVDDIDPLFEEAKQIVLTDRKTSISYLQRRLQIGYNRAARIVEQLESMGVVSAPNAKGNREILEG, encoded by the coding sequence ATGGTGGGTACACTCGGCACACTTGTCGGAACGCACAACCTGGAGCTTTTCGGGTACCTCGGCTATGTCGATTTCATCTTTCTTCTCTATCCTCTCTACCGACTCTACAAACTTCGCAGTATCGATGATTTCGAAATAGAGAGTTTCGCCGCATGGACTCTTTTTCTCTTTTCGCTGCTGATTCTCCAGGCGCTGGTGGCGGCATCTGCGATGCGGGGATGGGTAGGGGCGTCCATCGTCGATTTTCTTCATCCGTTTATTGGAGATGCGGGAGTCTGGCTTTTCTGGCTGATGACCCTGACACTCTCGGGTGTGATTCTGTGGGGAGAGAAGATTCACTGGAAACTCTCCGACATCCGGGAGATGTTGGCGTCCAAACCGAAAGAGCCGGATGTCGGGCTGGCCGAAACCCCGCGCAAAAAAGCGGAGAGAAAGCCAAAAGCCGCGGCGAAAAAAGAGGTGTCCGAAACCATGGTTTCTGCCGAAGTGACAGAGCAGGAGAGACCGCCGTTTGAAGAGGCATCCGACGAAGAGACCCCGCAGGAGAAAGAGGATGAGCAGCCACCGCGTTCCAACCCGGACCATGCGTCGGTCGAAATCGTCCACGAAATCGAGGAGAACAAGAGACTTCTCGAACAGATCGAACTGGGAGAGAAAGAACAGACAAAACCGAAAAATTTCAAGCTTCCCAAAATCGATTTTCTTCAGAAACCGCCCAAAAGAGGCAAAGAGGTGAACGAAGCGGAGATCGACACGAAGATCAGCGATCTGCTGGAGAAGCTGGCCAAGTTCAAAATCGAGGGAGACGTGGTGCGCACCTATGCCGGGCCGGTCGTGACCACTTTCGAATTCAAGCCGGCCGCACACATCAAAGTCTCGAAAATTTTGAACCTGCAGGATGATCTGGCGATGGCGCTGCGGGCGCAGACCATCCGCATACAGGCACCGGTACCGGGAAAAGATGTGGTCGGTATCGAAATTCCCAACAAAGAGGTCGAAACGATCTATCTAAGAGAGATTCTCGAAGACAATATCTTCAAAAAGTCGAAATCGCCCCTGACGATCGCTCTGGGCAAGGATATCGTAGGAAAACCTTTTGTCACCGATCTGAAAAAACTTCCCCATCTGCTGATCGCTGGAACGACAGGAAGTGGAAAGAGTGTCGGGATCAACGCGATGATTTTGAGCCTTCTTTACCGCAATTCGCCCGATCAACTGAAACTGATGATGATCGATCCGAAAATGCTGGAGTTTTCGATTTACAATGACATTCCCCATCTTCTAACGCCGGTCATCACCCAGCCGAAGAAGGCGATCACGGCACTTTCGAACATGGTCACGGAGATGGAACGGCGCTACCAATTGATGAGCCAGACCCGCACCAAAAATATCGAAACCTACAACGAAAAGGCAAAGAGAGAGAAGAGGGAGGCGTTGCCCTACATCGTCGTCATTATCGACGAACTGGCGGACCTGATGATGACAGGCGGCAAGGATGTCGAGTTTTCGATCGCCCGTCTGGCGCAGATGGCGCGGGCCAGCGGCATCCATCTCATCGTCGCGACACAGCGTCCCAGCGTCGACGTCGTCACGGGTCTCATCAAAGCGAATCTTCCATCGCGCATCAGTTACAAAGTGGGACAGAAGATCGACTCCAAGGTGATCCTCGATTCCCTGGGAGCAGAATCGCTCCTCGGACGCGGCGACATGCTCTTCACTCCTCCCGGCGGAGGCGGGCTTATCCGGCTGCACGCTCCCTGGAGCAGCGAACAGGAGATTGAAACCATCGTTGAGTATCTCAAAGCGCAGCGGCTCGCGGAGTACGACGAGCATTTCCTTATGGAGAGCGACGCGGAGGGCGGCGCGCTGCCCGGCGGCGGGACGGTGGACGATATCGATCCCCTCTTCGAAGAGGCGAAACAGATCGTTCTAACGGACAGAAAAACGAGTATCAGCTATCTGCAACGCCGTCTTCAGATAGGTTACAACCGTGCGGCACGCATTGTCGAACAGCTTGAGAGCATGGGTGTCGTATCGGCGCCCAATGCGAAGGGAAACAGGGAAATTCTCGAGGGGTAA
- the acnB gene encoding bifunctional aconitate hydratase 2/2-methylisocitrate dehydratase has translation MGFMADYEKHVKEREALGVPPLPLNAEQTAQVIELLKEIPIVEEEKLLDLLENRVPPGVDDAAYVKAAFLNDIVQGKAETAAISPLRTVRMLGMMLGGFNVKPLVDALSHKDPQIAQEAANQLKNTLLVYDAFNDVKELADQGNRYAKEVLESWANAEWFLNRPELPEEITVTVFKVPGETNTDDLSPASEAFTRSDIPLHANSMLTAKMEDPIGTIKKLKEKGHPVAYVGDVVGTGSSRKSGINSVQWHLGEDIPGVPNKRTGGVIIGGIIAPIFFNTAEDSGALPIEAPVEKLETGDVITIKPYEGKIYKNGEVVSEFKLKPNTLPDEYRAGGRIPLIIGRNLTRKAREVLGMGEENIFARPEQPEGKEGVGYTLAQKMVGKACGMEGVRPGMYVEPEVSTVGSQDTTGPMTRDEIKELAALSFGADLVMQSFCHTAAYPKPSDVQLQHTLPPFWTSRGGVILRPGDGVIHSWLNRMVLPDTVGTGGDSHTRFPIGISFPAGSGLVAFAAVTGTMPLNMPESVLVRFKGELQPGITLRDLVNAIPYFAIKQGLLTVEKKGKKNIFAGRVLEIEGLPFLKCEQAFELSDASAERSAAACTVKLDKEPVIEYINSNIKLLEAMIDQGYEDKRTIQRRIDNMKKWLENPTLMEADENAEYAAVIEIDLNEVTEPIVACPNDPDDVATLSEVLADPNRPHKIEEVFVGSCMTNIGLFRALGEVLKGKGQVPTRLWIAPPTKMDEKQLIEEGYYAIFGQAGARTEIPGCSLCMGNQARVRDNAIVFSTSTRNFDNRLGKGAQVYLGSAELAAVCAILGRIPTKEEYLEIVPQAIAGKEEDVYKYLSFDKVDRETLEYMVG, from the coding sequence ATGGGTTTTATGGCCGATTATGAAAAGCATGTGAAAGAGCGCGAAGCGCTGGGCGTTCCTCCGCTTCCGCTGAACGCAGAGCAGACGGCACAGGTTATCGAACTTCTCAAAGAGATTCCGATCGTGGAGGAGGAGAAGCTTCTGGATCTTCTCGAAAACCGTGTGCCGCCGGGCGTTGATGATGCCGCTTATGTCAAAGCGGCGTTTCTGAACGATATCGTACAGGGCAAAGCGGAAACGGCCGCGATCTCTCCGCTGCGTACCGTCAGGATGCTGGGCATGATGCTGGGCGGCTTCAATGTCAAGCCTCTGGTCGATGCCTTGAGCCACAAAGATCCCCAAATCGCCCAGGAAGCGGCGAACCAACTGAAAAACACCCTCCTCGTTTATGATGCGTTCAACGATGTGAAAGAGCTTGCCGACCAGGGCAACCGATATGCCAAGGAAGTCCTGGAGAGCTGGGCGAACGCCGAATGGTTCCTGAATCGTCCGGAACTTCCGGAAGAGATCACCGTTACGGTCTTCAAGGTCCCCGGTGAAACCAATACCGACGACCTCTCTCCGGCCAGCGAAGCTTTTACCCGCAGCGACATTCCCCTCCATGCCAACAGCATGCTCACCGCGAAGATGGAGGATCCGATCGGTACGATCAAAAAGCTGAAAGAGAAGGGGCATCCGGTGGCCTATGTCGGCGACGTTGTCGGTACGGGGTCCTCCCGAAAATCGGGTATCAACTCGGTCCAGTGGCACCTGGGCGAAGATATTCCGGGTGTGCCCAACAAACGCACGGGCGGCGTGATCATCGGCGGCATCATCGCACCGATCTTCTTCAACACGGCCGAAGACTCCGGAGCCCTGCCGATCGAAGCGCCGGTCGAGAAACTGGAGACGGGCGACGTCATTACGATCAAACCCTACGAAGGAAAGATCTACAAAAACGGCGAAGTGGTCAGCGAGTTCAAGCTCAAACCCAACACGCTTCCGGACGAATACCGTGCAGGCGGCCGGATTCCGCTCATCATCGGCCGCAATCTGACACGCAAGGCGCGTGAAGTCCTGGGGATGGGTGAAGAGAACATCTTTGCGCGACCCGAACAGCCGGAAGGCAAAGAGGGCGTCGGTTATACGCTGGCACAGAAAATGGTGGGCAAAGCGTGCGGCATGGAAGGTGTCCGCCCCGGTATGTATGTCGAGCCGGAAGTCTCCACCGTGGGCAGCCAGGATACGACAGGACCGATGACGCGCGACGAGATCAAAGAACTGGCGGCCCTCAGTTTCGGTGCCGATCTTGTCATGCAGTCTTTCTGCCATACGGCCGCCTATCCGAAGCCGTCGGATGTGCAGTTGCAGCACACGCTTCCGCCCTTCTGGACCAGCCGGGGCGGCGTCATTCTGCGACCCGGCGACGGGGTCATCCACAGCTGGCTCAACCGCATGGTGCTTCCCGACACGGTCGGCACCGGCGGTGACAGCCATACACGTTTCCCGATCGGTATCAGCTTTCCGGCAGGTTCCGGTCTGGTTGCTTTCGCGGCGGTCACCGGCACGATGCCGCTGAACATGCCTGAATCGGTACTGGTCCGCTTCAAGGGAGAACTGCAGCCGGGAATCACGCTCCGTGACCTGGTCAACGCGATTCCCTACTTCGCGATCAAGCAGGGATTGCTGACCGTCGAGAAGAAAGGCAAGAAGAACATCTTCGCCGGCCGTGTGCTGGAGATCGAAGGGCTTCCCTTCCTCAAATGCGAGCAGGCTTTCGAACTCTCCGACGCATCGGCGGAACGAAGCGCGGCTGCCTGTACCGTCAAACTCGACAAAGAGCCCGTCATCGAGTACATCAACTCCAACATCAAGCTTCTCGAAGCGATGATCGACCAGGGATACGAAGACAAGCGCACCATTCAGCGTCGTATCGACAACATGAAGAAATGGCTCGAAAACCCGACGCTGATGGAGGCGGACGAAAACGCCGAATATGCCGCTGTCATTGAGATCGACCTGAACGAAGTGACCGAACCGATCGTCGCTTGTCCGAACGACCCGGACGATGTGGCGACACTGAGCGAAGTACTCGCCGATCCGAATCGTCCTCACAAGATCGAAGAGGTCTTCGTGGGTTCGTGCATGACCAACATCGGCCTCTTCCGCGCGCTCGGAGAGGTGCTCAAAGGCAAAGGCCAGGTGCCTACCCGCCTCTGGATCGCACCGCCGACCAAAATGGACGAGAAACAGCTCATCGAAGAGGGCTACTACGCCATCTTCGGTCAGGCGGGTGCGCGCACGGAGATCCCGGGATGTTCGCTCTGTATGGGCAACCAGGCCCGTGTACGCGACAACGCCATCGTCTTCTCCACGTCGACGCGCAATTTCGACAACCGGCTCGGCAAAGGAGCCCAGGTCTATCTGGGTTCCGCGGAACTGGCGGCGGTCTGTGCGATTCTCGGACGCATTCCGACCAAAGAGGAGTACCTCGAGATCGTGCCCCAGGCGATCGCCGGCAAAGAGGAAGACGTCTACAAATATCTCAGCTTCGACAAAGTTGACAGGGAAACCCTCGAATACATGGTCGGCTGA
- the lolA gene encoding LolA-like outer membrane lipoprotein chaperone encodes MNRIFAAIALSTALFAALPVPEQMRADFNQTVLNSENNRTLRYSGHVAVKVPDRAKWIYETPVKKTICLQGNRAWVIEPELEQATLYRLDRTIPLLAILEHAKNIDKTHYIAHYNGVAYDIYVDGGKHLNSVGYTDELGNRVTLKFSRVDTSKIDDSLLECDIPEDYDIIDGRF; translated from the coding sequence ATGAACAGAATATTTGCCGCCATAGCCCTCTCGACCGCCCTCTTTGCCGCACTGCCGGTCCCCGAACAGATGCGTGCCGATTTCAACCAGACCGTTCTCAACAGCGAGAACAACCGGACACTCCGTTACAGCGGCCATGTCGCCGTCAAGGTCCCCGACCGGGCGAAATGGATTTACGAAACTCCGGTGAAAAAAACGATCTGTCTACAGGGCAACCGTGCCTGGGTTATCGAACCCGAACTGGAACAGGCCACTCTCTATCGTCTCGACAGAACCATTCCCCTGCTTGCCATTCTCGAACATGCGAAGAACATCGATAAAACCCACTATATCGCCCACTACAACGGTGTCGCCTACGACATATATGTCGACGGCGGAAAACATCTCAACTCTGTCGGATATACGGATGAGCTGGGTAATCGTGTCACCCTCAAATTCAGCCGTGTCGATACTTCCAAAATCGACGATTCGCTTCTTGAATGCGATATCCCCGAAGATTACGACATTATCGACGGAAGATTTTAA
- the secA gene encoding preprotein translocase subunit SecA gives MIKSVFRAIVGTANDRELKKYAKKVKKINALEPKYEKMDDEELKRAFNTLKEKVVAADATLDDVLFDSFAITREAAKRTLGMRHFDVQLIGGMVLHDNKIAEMKTGEGKTLVATLPVVLNAMLGRGVHVVTVNDYLAKRDATEMGKIYNFLGYSVGTITADIPDDATRKAQYDADITYGTNNEFGFDYLRDNMKYSLEEMVQRDHYYAIVDEVDSILIDEARTPLIISGPTKSKLDNYMRADKVARQMVRDEDFTVDEKNRVILVTEKGIEKAEKLFGVDNLYAMENAILAHHLDQALKAHHLFERDVDYVVKDGEIVIVDEFTGRLSEGRRFSEGLHQALEAKEGVEIKEESQTLADITFQNYFRMYEKLAGMTGTAQTEATEFAEIYGLDVISIPTNVPVIRKDMPDLIYKTEKEKFDAVLRDIRERNKKGQPILVGTASIEKSEVLHELLKKEKIPHNVLNAKNHEHEAEIIKDAGKKGAVTIATNMAGRGVDIKIDDEVRELGGLYIIGTERHESRRIDNQLRGRSGRQGDPGESRFYLSLEDHLLRIFGSERIKTIMEKMGVEEGEYIESKMVTRAVEKAQKKVENLHFESRKHLLEYDDVANEQRKLVYKFRHELLNPEFNISEKIDTVREEYLDNLMMDCGIFDGAPREDFDLERLRLKLLEELGEAFEPSELEGKEYHDLREFLLEELKRRYEEKMAAIHPEQRNEIERIIYLQVLDNAWRDHLYQMDILKTGIGLRGYNQKDPLVEYKKESYNLFTELVESIKFEALKTLYLIQFKSEEELAEEQAAIERMREQMEAEMDNFSTNKEEELAPLAGKKKPARNEPCPCGSGKKYKHCCGRSGPKKGALAKNS, from the coding sequence ATGATTAAATCGGTTTTTCGTGCCATAGTCGGAACGGCCAACGACAGGGAGCTGAAAAAGTACGCCAAAAAAGTCAAAAAGATAAACGCCCTGGAACCCAAATACGAAAAGATGGATGACGAGGAGCTCAAAAGGGCGTTCAACACTCTGAAAGAGAAGGTAGTGGCGGCAGACGCCACCTTGGATGATGTTCTTTTCGACTCGTTTGCCATTACGCGGGAAGCGGCGAAACGCACTCTCGGCATGCGGCACTTCGATGTCCAGCTCATCGGAGGCATGGTTCTCCACGACAACAAAATCGCCGAAATGAAGACCGGCGAGGGTAAAACACTTGTCGCCACGCTGCCCGTGGTACTCAATGCGATGCTCGGACGCGGCGTCCATGTCGTCACGGTTAACGACTACCTCGCCAAACGGGATGCGACGGAGATGGGAAAGATTTACAATTTCCTGGGATATTCCGTCGGTACGATCACGGCGGATATACCCGATGACGCGACCCGCAAAGCGCAGTACGATGCCGATATCACCTACGGTACCAACAACGAATTCGGGTTCGATTATCTGCGTGACAACATGAAATACTCCCTGGAGGAGATGGTGCAGCGTGACCACTACTACGCGATTGTGGACGAGGTCGATTCGATCCTGATCGACGAGGCACGCACACCGCTGATCATCTCGGGTCCCACCAAGAGCAAACTGGATAACTACATGCGGGCCGACAAGGTGGCGAGGCAGATGGTGCGGGACGAGGATTTCACGGTCGATGAAAAAAATCGGGTCATACTCGTAACCGAAAAAGGGATCGAAAAAGCCGAGAAACTTTTCGGTGTCGACAATCTCTACGCGATGGAGAATGCCATTCTCGCTCACCATCTCGACCAGGCGCTCAAGGCGCACCACCTTTTCGAAAGGGATGTGGATTATGTGGTCAAAGATGGGGAGATCGTCATTGTCGACGAATTCACGGGACGCTTGAGCGAAGGGCGCCGCTTCAGCGAAGGGCTGCATCAGGCGCTGGAAGCCAAAGAGGGTGTGGAGATCAAGGAGGAATCCCAGACATTGGCGGACATCACTTTCCAGAATTATTTCCGTATGTATGAGAAACTGGCGGGTATGACGGGTACGGCACAGACGGAAGCGACGGAATTCGCCGAGATTTACGGACTCGATGTTATCTCCATTCCGACCAATGTGCCGGTGATTCGCAAAGATATGCCCGACCTGATCTACAAAACGGAAAAAGAGAAATTTGATGCCGTCCTCCGGGATATCAGGGAACGCAACAAAAAAGGGCAGCCGATCCTGGTCGGTACGGCATCGATCGAAAAGTCGGAAGTGCTCCACGAACTGCTCAAAAAAGAGAAGATTCCGCACAACGTGCTCAATGCCAAAAACCACGAACACGAAGCGGAAATCATCAAAGACGCCGGCAAAAAAGGGGCGGTCACCATCGCGACCAATATGGCAGGACGCGGTGTCGATATCAAGATCGACGACGAGGTGCGCGAACTCGGCGGCCTTTACATTATCGGTACGGAACGCCACGAGAGCCGTCGGATCGACAATCAGCTTCGGGGACGCTCCGGTCGCCAGGGAGATCCGGGCGAGAGCCGCTTCTACCTGAGCCTCGAAGATCACCTGCTGCGTATTTTCGGCAGTGAACGCATCAAAACCATCATGGAGAAGATGGGTGTCGAAGAGGGCGAGTATATCGAATCGAAGATGGTGACCCGTGCCGTCGAGAAGGCGCAGAAGAAGGTCGAAAACCTCCATTTCGAGTCGCGTAAACACCTCCTTGAATACGACGATGTCGCCAACGAACAGCGCAAGCTGGTCTACAAGTTCCGCCACGAACTTCTCAATCCCGAATTCAATATTTCCGAGAAAATCGATACGGTAAGAGAGGAGTATCTCGACAATCTGATGATGGATTGCGGTATATTCGACGGTGCCCCACGGGAGGATTTCGATCTGGAGAGATTGCGTCTGAAGCTTCTTGAAGAGCTGGGTGAAGCCTTCGAACCCTCCGAACTGGAAGGCAAAGAGTATCACGACCTCAGAGAATTTCTGCTCGAAGAGCTCAAGAGGCGTTACGAAGAGAAGATGGCCGCCATTCATCCCGAACAGCGCAACGAGATCGAACGAATCATTTATCTGCAGGTGCTCGACAACGCCTGGCGCGACCATCTTTACCAAATGGATATCCTTAAAACCGGTATCGGACTGCGGGGTTACAATCAGAAGGATCCGCTGGTCGAATACAAAAAAGAGAGCTACAATCTCTTTACCGAACTGGTCGAATCAATCAAGTTCGAAGCACTCAAAACCCTCTATCTCATCCAATTCAAAAGCGAAGAGGAGCTGGCCGAAGAGCAGGCGGCCATCGAGCGGATGCGGGAGCAGATGGAAGCGGAAATGGATAACTTCTCGACCAACAAGGAGGAAGAGCTCGCTCCCCTGGCAGGCAAAAAGAAACCGGCCCGCAACGAACCGTGCCCCTGCGGAAGCGGCAAGAAGTACAAACACTGCTGTGGCAGAAGCGGCCCGAAAAAAGGCGCTTTGGCAAAAAATTCCTGA
- a CDS encoding ABC transporter permease, which translates to MNKRFVNTMVRRYLRFDREHPFIFLSAILAFLGIMIGVTVLIIAMAIMNGMEKEFEKRLFVMNYPLTVYPKLRNAIDDALVTALEDKFPDLSFSPYMQTQVMVRKGGTLKGGLMFGIDPEREKVVNEVFAKAYAKPFGKYGVVIGKPLAEHLRLDIGDKIMFIFSTLRPAGLTLMPLSKRFTIEGLFRSGLNAYDESYYYTSFRTFEKILGRKPGHYDGIHIESHHPMKDIETIKEELPGSVGIIGWWQQNGNFFTAMQMEKHALFIVLMLIILIASLNIVSSLLMTVMNRRSEVALLLSLGASKREIMQIFFRLGLIIGLGGVFFGALLGLVGVELLSHFDIVSLPEDVYGTSRLPLDLDAVDFVSILVGAFLITLFSSLYPAKKASQVDPLKVLRNE; encoded by the coding sequence GTGAATAAACGTTTCGTCAATACGATGGTACGGCGCTATCTGCGCTTTGACAGAGAGCATCCTTTTATATTTCTCTCGGCAATTCTCGCTTTTCTCGGTATCATGATCGGTGTGACCGTCCTTATCATTGCCATGGCGATCATGAACGGAATGGAGAAGGAGTTCGAAAAACGGCTCTTCGTGATGAACTACCCTCTGACTGTCTATCCGAAACTTCGAAACGCCATCGACGACGCTCTCGTTACAGCTTTGGAAGACAAGTTTCCCGATCTGTCGTTTAGTCCCTATATGCAGACACAGGTAATGGTCCGCAAAGGCGGGACCCTGAAGGGGGGATTGATGTTCGGTATCGATCCGGAGCGGGAAAAGGTCGTCAACGAGGTTTTCGCAAAAGCCTATGCCAAACCTTTCGGAAAATATGGCGTCGTTATCGGCAAACCATTGGCGGAACATCTTCGGCTGGATATCGGCGACAAGATCATGTTCATTTTTTCGACACTTCGGCCCGCCGGTCTTACACTGATGCCCCTTTCCAAACGTTTCACGATCGAGGGACTTTTCAGGTCGGGACTCAACGCCTACGACGAGAGCTACTATTATACCTCGTTTCGGACATTTGAAAAGATATTGGGCCGAAAACCCGGCCACTACGACGGTATCCATATCGAATCGCATCATCCCATGAAAGATATTGAGACGATCAAAGAGGAGCTGCCCGGGTCCGTGGGTATCATCGGCTGGTGGCAGCAAAACGGCAACTTCTTCACTGCGATGCAGATGGAAAAACACGCCCTTTTCATCGTGTTGATGCTCATTATTCTCATCGCTTCGCTCAACATCGTCAGTTCACTGTTGATGACGGTGATGAACCGTCGCAGCGAGGTGGCGCTTCTACTTTCACTAGGCGCATCGAAACGGGAGATCATGCAGATTTTTTTCAGACTCGGTCTTATCATCGGACTGGGCGGCGTATTCTTCGGCGCACTGCTGGGCCTGGTCGGCGTGGAACTGCTGAGTCACTTCGATATCGTATCCCTTCCCGAAGATGTCTATGGCACCAGCCGCCTGCCGTTGGATTTGGATGCCGTCGATTTCGTGAGTATCCTTGTGGGTGCTTTTTTAATTACACTCTTCTCATCCCTCTACCCGGC